A window of the Streptomyces luomodiensis genome harbors these coding sequences:
- a CDS encoding FdhF/YdeP family oxidoreductase, with amino-acid sequence MAAKPPAGDPVQDAPEVTPPRHAAAGLPAVGHSLRVAQQQMGVRRTALTLLRVNQKDGFDCPGCAWPEPGKRHTAEFCENGAKAVAEEATLRRVTPDFFAAHPVADLATRSGYWLGQQGRLTQPMYLAEGAERYEPVTWDRAFDIIADELTALDSPDQAVFYTSGRTSNEAAFLYQLFAREFGTNNLPDCSNMCHESSGSALTETLGVGKGSVLLEDLYQADLIIVAGQNPGTNHPRMLSALEKAKANGAQIISVNPLPEAGLERFKNPQNARGLAGGGTALTDLFLQIRLGGDQALFRILNKLLLEAADSASGAGEGAIDEAFIREHTHGFEEFAAAARAADWDETLRATGLDRADIDRALRMVLASKRTIVCWAMGLTQHKHAVPTIREVVNFLLLRGNIGRPGAGVCPVRGHSNVQGDRTMGIFERPAPAFLDALEREFGFAPPREHGLDVVRAIRALRDGQAKVFFAMGGNFVAATPDTEVTEAAMRAARLTVHVSTKLNRSHVVTGARALILPTLGRTERDLQAGGPQFVTVEDSMGMVHASRGRLEPASPHLLSEPAIVCRLARRVLGPASRTPWEDFEKDYAAIRDRIAAVIPGFEDFNARMSDPAGFALPHAPRDSRSFPTATGKANFTAAPVEYPTVPEGRLLLQTLRSHDQYNTTIYGLDDRYRGIKGGRRVVLVHPEDARELGLADGGYADLVSEWTDGTERRATGFRVIHYPTARGCAASYYPETNVLVPLDATADTSNTPASKSVVIRLEQTPPT; translated from the coding sequence ATGGCAGCCAAGCCGCCCGCAGGCGATCCGGTCCAGGACGCGCCCGAGGTCACACCCCCACGCCACGCCGCCGCCGGACTGCCGGCCGTAGGGCATTCACTGCGCGTCGCCCAGCAGCAGATGGGCGTGCGCCGCACCGCGCTCACCCTCCTGCGCGTCAATCAGAAGGACGGCTTCGACTGCCCCGGCTGCGCCTGGCCCGAGCCCGGCAAGCGCCACACGGCCGAGTTCTGCGAGAACGGCGCGAAGGCCGTCGCCGAGGAGGCCACCCTCCGCCGGGTCACCCCCGACTTCTTCGCCGCCCACCCGGTGGCCGACCTCGCCACCCGCAGCGGCTACTGGCTCGGCCAGCAGGGCCGGCTGACCCAGCCCATGTATCTGGCCGAGGGCGCCGAGCGGTACGAGCCGGTCACCTGGGACCGGGCCTTCGACATCATCGCCGACGAGCTGACCGCGCTGGACTCCCCCGACCAGGCGGTCTTCTACACCTCGGGCCGCACCAGCAACGAGGCGGCCTTCCTCTACCAGCTCTTCGCGCGCGAATTCGGCACCAACAACCTGCCCGACTGCTCCAACATGTGCCATGAGTCCTCCGGCTCGGCACTCACCGAGACCCTCGGCGTCGGCAAGGGCAGCGTGCTGCTGGAGGACCTCTACCAGGCCGACCTGATCATCGTGGCCGGGCAGAACCCCGGCACCAACCACCCGCGCATGCTCTCCGCCCTGGAGAAGGCCAAGGCCAACGGCGCGCAGATCATCTCCGTCAACCCGCTGCCCGAGGCCGGTCTGGAGCGGTTCAAGAACCCGCAGAACGCCCGCGGCCTCGCCGGCGGCGGCACCGCGCTCACCGATCTCTTCCTCCAGATCCGGCTCGGCGGCGACCAGGCCCTCTTCCGCATCCTCAACAAGCTCCTCCTCGAAGCGGCCGACAGCGCCTCCGGCGCGGGCGAGGGCGCCATCGACGAGGCGTTCATCCGCGAGCACACCCACGGCTTCGAGGAGTTCGCCGCCGCGGCCCGCGCCGCCGACTGGGACGAGACACTGCGCGCCACCGGCCTCGACCGCGCCGACATCGACCGCGCGCTGCGCATGGTCCTCGCCTCGAAGCGCACCATCGTGTGCTGGGCGATGGGCCTGACCCAGCACAAGCACGCGGTGCCCACCATCCGGGAGGTCGTCAACTTCCTGCTGCTGCGCGGCAACATCGGCCGCCCCGGCGCCGGGGTCTGCCCGGTGCGCGGCCACAGCAATGTGCAGGGCGACCGCACCATGGGCATCTTCGAGCGCCCCGCCCCGGCCTTCCTCGACGCCCTGGAGCGCGAATTCGGCTTCGCGCCGCCCCGTGAGCACGGCCTCGACGTCGTCCGGGCCATCCGCGCCCTGCGCGACGGCCAGGCCAAGGTCTTCTTCGCCATGGGCGGCAACTTCGTGGCGGCCACCCCGGACACCGAGGTCACCGAGGCCGCGATGCGCGCCGCGCGGCTGACCGTCCACGTCTCCACCAAGCTCAACCGCTCCCATGTGGTCACCGGCGCACGGGCGCTGATCCTGCCCACCCTGGGCCGCACCGAGCGCGATCTCCAGGCCGGCGGACCGCAGTTCGTCACCGTCGAGGACTCCATGGGCATGGTGCACGCCTCCCGCGGGCGCCTGGAGCCCGCCAGCCCCCACCTGCTGTCCGAGCCGGCCATCGTCTGCCGGCTGGCCCGCCGGGTGCTGGGCCCCGCGAGCCGCACCCCCTGGGAGGACTTCGAGAAGGACTACGCGGCGATCCGCGACCGCATCGCCGCCGTCATCCCCGGCTTCGAGGACTTCAACGCCCGGATGAGCGACCCGGCCGGGTTCGCCCTGCCGCACGCCCCGCGCGACAGCCGCAGCTTCCCCACCGCCACCGGCAAGGCCAACTTCACCGCGGCCCCCGTCGAGTACCCCACGGTGCCCGAGGGGCGGCTGCTGCTCCAGACCCTCCGCTCCCACGACCAGTACAACACCACCATCTACGGCCTGGACGACCGCTACCGCGGCATCAAAGGCGGCCGCCGGGTGGTGCTGGTGCACCCCGAGGACGCCCGGGAGCTTGGGCTCGCCGACGGCGGTTACGCCGACCTGGTCAGCGAGTGGACGGACGGCACCGAGCGGCGCGCCACCGGCTTCCGCGTGATCCACTACCCGACCGCACGCGGCTGCGCCGCCTCGTACTACCCGGAGACCAACGTCCTGGTCCCGCTGGACGCCACCGCCGACACCAGCAACACCCCTGCGAGCAAGTCCGTGGTGATCCGTCTGGAACAGACACCCCCGACCTAA
- a CDS encoding hotdog fold thioesterase, protein MGEQTSVKFPQEVIDEYAALGVDLPALFSAGHLGTRMGVQILEASAERVVGTMPVEGNTQPYGLLHGGASAVLAETLGSVGSMLHGGSERIAVGVDLNCTHHRGVRSGLVTGVATPLHRGRSTATYEIVISDEQDRRVCTARLTCLLREVDDAGRAKTVAEITDAKERAQA, encoded by the coding sequence ATGGGCGAGCAGACCAGCGTGAAGTTCCCGCAAGAGGTCATCGACGAGTACGCGGCGCTCGGTGTGGACCTTCCCGCGCTGTTCTCCGCCGGACACCTCGGCACCCGCATGGGCGTGCAGATCCTCGAAGCCTCCGCCGAGCGCGTCGTGGGCACCATGCCCGTGGAGGGCAACACCCAGCCCTACGGACTGCTGCACGGAGGCGCCTCCGCCGTCCTGGCCGAGACCCTGGGCTCGGTCGGCTCGATGCTCCACGGCGGCAGCGAGCGGATCGCGGTCGGCGTCGACCTCAACTGCACCCACCACCGCGGCGTCCGCTCCGGCCTGGTCACCGGCGTCGCCACCCCCCTCCACCGGGGCCGCTCCACCGCGACCTACGAGATCGTCATCAGCGATGAGCAGGACCGGCGGGTGTGCACCGCCCGCCTCACCTGCCTGCTGCGCGAGGTCGACGACGCCGGCCGCGCCAAGACGGTCGCCGAGATCACCGACGCCAAGGAGCGCGCCCAGGCGTGA
- a CDS encoding branched-chain amino acid ABC transporter substrate-binding protein: MRHRSLLIMTTAITAGALTLSACGSRDDKDDSGGKDSKTTVVIGVDAPLTGSLSAIGQGIKNSVDLAARIANKNNEVDGVTFKVKPFDDQAVPSSGKANATSMVDDEEILGAVGPLNSGVAQSMQGVYARADLAQVSPANTNPALSQGDDWASGKKSRPFKTYFRTATTDIIQGRFAAQYYYKDAKKRKVFVIDDKQAYGNGLATIFAEEFKRLGGKVVGRDHLTVKETDFSGIANKVKSSGADSVYFGGQYPEGGLLSDQVKQAGAQVPVMGGDGIYDPAFIKASSTSNDGDLATSVGYPVEQLDSAKTFVKNYAAQNYEDPYGAYGGYSYDAAWAIIQAVKAVVDDNDGKLPDDARAKITEALGDVSFDGVTGKVSFDSYGDTTNKQLTVYQVTKGAWKSVKSETFKD, encoded by the coding sequence GTGCGACACCGTTCCTTGCTCATCATGACCACCGCGATCACTGCGGGCGCCCTCACCCTCAGCGCCTGCGGGTCGCGGGACGACAAAGACGACAGTGGCGGCAAGGACAGCAAGACGACCGTGGTCATCGGTGTCGACGCCCCGCTCACCGGCTCGCTGTCCGCCATCGGCCAGGGCATCAAGAACTCCGTCGACCTCGCGGCGCGCATAGCCAACAAGAACAACGAGGTCGACGGCGTCACCTTCAAGGTCAAACCCTTCGACGACCAGGCCGTGCCCTCCTCCGGCAAGGCAAACGCCACCTCGATGGTCGACGACGAGGAGATCCTCGGCGCGGTCGGCCCGCTCAACTCGGGCGTCGCCCAATCCATGCAAGGCGTCTACGCCAGAGCCGACCTCGCCCAGGTCTCCCCCGCCAACACCAACCCGGCCCTCAGCCAGGGCGACGACTGGGCCTCGGGCAAGAAGTCCCGCCCCTTCAAGACCTACTTCCGCACCGCGACCACCGACATCATCCAGGGCCGCTTCGCCGCGCAGTACTACTACAAGGACGCGAAAAAGCGGAAGGTCTTCGTCATCGACGACAAGCAGGCCTACGGCAACGGCCTCGCCACCATCTTCGCCGAGGAGTTCAAGCGCCTCGGCGGCAAGGTCGTCGGCCGCGACCACCTCACCGTCAAGGAAACCGACTTCTCCGGCATCGCCAACAAGGTCAAGTCCTCCGGCGCCGACTCCGTCTACTTCGGCGGCCAGTACCCCGAGGGCGGTCTCCTCTCCGACCAGGTCAAACAGGCCGGCGCACAGGTCCCCGTCATGGGCGGCGACGGCATCTACGACCCCGCCTTCATCAAGGCGTCCAGCACCAGCAACGACGGCGACCTCGCCACCTCCGTCGGCTACCCGGTCGAACAGCTCGACTCCGCCAAGACGTTCGTGAAGAACTACGCGGCCCAGAACTACGAGGACCCCTACGGCGCCTACGGCGGCTACTCCTACGACGCCGCCTGGGCCATCATCCAGGCCGTCAAGGCCGTCGTCGACGACAACGACGGCAAGCTCCCGGACGACGCCCGCGCCAAGATCACCGAAGCGCTCGGCGACGTCTCCTTCGACGGCGTCACCGGCAAGGTCTCCTTCGACAGCTACGGCGACACCACCAACAAACAGCTGACCGTCTACCAGGTCACCAAGGGCGCCTGGAAGTCCGTGAAGAGCGAGACCTTCAAGGACTGA
- a CDS encoding branched-chain amino acid ABC transporter permease translates to MHELPQTLVNGLTLGALYGLIAIGYTMVYGIVQLINFAHGEIFMIGGFGALTIHLWLPSGTALALALPLMLIGGIIASVAIATAAERFAYRPLRGGPRLAPLITAIGLSIALQQAIWAFYPDAKKPLSFPQFEGASFEILSNLHIQRGDAFLLIAAPLCMLALGLFVSKSRAGRAMQATAQDPDTAKLMGINTDRIIMMAFAIGGAFAAVAALSHGLKYGQINFEMGFIAGLKAFTAAVLGGIGNIYGAMLGGVVLGIVEALAIKYIQDIPGMDQLGGGAWKDVWAFTLLIVVLLVRPQGLLGERVADRA, encoded by the coding sequence GTGCACGAACTGCCGCAAACGCTGGTCAACGGCCTGACCCTCGGCGCCCTCTACGGCTTGATCGCCATCGGGTACACCATGGTCTACGGCATCGTCCAGCTCATCAACTTCGCCCATGGCGAGATCTTCATGATCGGGGGCTTCGGCGCCCTCACCATCCACCTCTGGCTGCCCAGCGGCACCGCACTCGCCCTCGCCCTGCCCCTCATGCTCATCGGCGGCATCATCGCCTCGGTCGCCATCGCCACCGCGGCGGAACGCTTCGCCTACCGCCCCCTGCGCGGCGGCCCCCGGCTCGCCCCCCTGATCACCGCCATCGGACTGTCCATCGCCCTGCAACAGGCCATCTGGGCCTTCTACCCGGACGCCAAGAAACCCCTCAGCTTCCCCCAGTTCGAAGGCGCCTCGTTCGAAATCCTCAGCAACCTCCACATCCAGCGCGGCGACGCCTTCCTCCTCATCGCCGCCCCCCTGTGCATGCTCGCCCTCGGCCTGTTCGTCTCCAAAAGCCGCGCCGGCCGCGCCATGCAGGCCACCGCACAGGACCCCGACACCGCCAAACTCATGGGCATCAACACCGACCGCATCATCATGATGGCCTTCGCCATCGGCGGTGCCTTCGCCGCCGTCGCCGCCCTCTCCCACGGACTCAAATACGGCCAGATCAACTTCGAAATGGGCTTCATCGCCGGCCTCAAGGCATTCACCGCCGCCGTGCTGGGCGGCATCGGCAACATCTACGGCGCCATGCTCGGCGGCGTCGTCCTCGGCATCGTCGAAGCCCTGGCCATCAAATACATCCAGGACATCCCCGGGATGGACCAACTCGGCGGCGGCGCCTGGAAGGACGTATGGGCCTTCACCCTGCTCATCGTCGTCCTGCTGGTCAGGCCACAGGGCCTGCTCGGCGAACGCGTAGCGGACCGGGCGTGA
- a CDS encoding branched-chain amino acid ABC transporter permease, with the protein MTTDKTQPTATNTTEAGTTTPRTTWLRALTAAGGVAAVASTFLAWTWTAEFPGDLTVYGYPGGLQLLTLVLGTATAVFALAALGLKGLRWLTPSGSTQALRLLALGTFAVTWFTVIAIAVDLNGLVNLEPGGWIAALATAAPVATTFLLPDDTHPLRRPAELPSWADILIIAAVFALGLYVVNYGIQTDADHPEPFLGYLIAIGFAAVALAKAGLISQISELTNAYRSTTLVAALITAIVFPFFQDKSSFTELGVNIAIFATVALGLNIVVGLAGLLDLGYVAFLGVGAYTAALVSGATASTIDVTFPFWAAVLTGGAVSLIFGVVIGAPTLRLRGDYLAIVTLGFGEIFRLAMLNLDGTSGPSVTNGPDGIPNIPPLEIFGFNFNDDHSFAGLTLDSNGNYYLLMMLVTVLVVLIFSRAGNSRIGRAWVAIREDETAATAMGINGFRVKLIAFALGATLAGVAGAVWAHFQSTVVPEQYVFAGPVPPNSTFLVAAVILGGMGTIGGPLLGATLLYLIPKKLEFLQDYQLLAFGIALILLMRFRPEGIIPNRRQQLEYHETGQLDVPGATGLKDAAVGVTKAEA; encoded by the coding sequence ATGACCACCGACAAGACCCAGCCCACCGCCACGAACACGACCGAGGCCGGCACCACCACCCCGCGCACCACCTGGCTCCGCGCCCTCACCGCGGCCGGCGGCGTCGCCGCCGTCGCCTCCACCTTCCTCGCCTGGACCTGGACCGCCGAATTCCCCGGCGACCTGACCGTCTACGGCTACCCCGGCGGACTCCAGCTCCTCACCCTCGTCCTCGGAACCGCCACCGCCGTCTTCGCGCTCGCCGCCCTCGGCCTGAAGGGCCTGCGCTGGCTCACCCCCAGCGGCTCCACCCAGGCCCTGCGGCTGCTGGCCCTCGGCACCTTCGCCGTCACCTGGTTCACCGTCATCGCCATCGCCGTCGACCTGAACGGCCTGGTCAACCTGGAACCCGGCGGCTGGATCGCCGCCCTGGCCACCGCCGCCCCCGTCGCCACCACCTTCCTCCTCCCGGACGACACCCACCCGCTGCGCCGCCCCGCCGAACTCCCCTCCTGGGCCGACATCCTGATCATCGCGGCCGTCTTCGCCCTCGGCCTCTACGTGGTCAACTACGGCATCCAGACCGACGCCGACCACCCCGAACCATTCCTCGGCTACCTCATCGCCATCGGATTCGCCGCCGTCGCCCTCGCCAAAGCCGGACTCATCAGCCAGATCAGCGAACTCACCAACGCCTACCGCTCCACCACCCTGGTCGCGGCGCTCATCACCGCCATCGTCTTCCCGTTCTTCCAGGACAAGTCCAGCTTCACCGAACTCGGCGTCAACATCGCCATCTTCGCGACCGTGGCCCTCGGCCTGAACATCGTCGTCGGCCTCGCCGGCCTCCTCGACCTCGGCTACGTCGCCTTCCTCGGCGTCGGCGCCTACACCGCGGCCCTGGTCTCCGGAGCCACCGCCTCCACCATCGACGTGACATTCCCGTTCTGGGCCGCCGTGCTCACCGGCGGCGCGGTCTCCCTGATCTTCGGCGTCGTCATCGGCGCCCCCACCCTGCGGCTGCGCGGCGACTACCTCGCCATCGTCACCCTCGGCTTCGGAGAGATCTTCCGGCTCGCCATGCTCAACCTCGACGGCACCTCCGGCCCCTCCGTCACCAACGGCCCCGACGGCATCCCCAACATCCCCCCGCTGGAGATCTTCGGGTTCAACTTCAACGACGACCACAGCTTCGCCGGACTCACCCTCGACTCCAACGGCAACTACTACCTGCTGATGATGCTGGTCACCGTCCTCGTCGTACTGATCTTCAGCCGCGCGGGCAACTCCCGCATCGGCCGCGCCTGGGTCGCCATCCGCGAGGACGAGACCGCCGCCACCGCCATGGGCATCAACGGCTTCCGCGTCAAGCTCATCGCCTTCGCCCTCGGCGCCACCCTCGCCGGAGTCGCCGGCGCCGTATGGGCCCACTTCCAGTCCACCGTCGTCCCCGAACAGTACGTCTTCGCCGGCCCCGTCCCGCCCAACTCCACCTTCCTGGTCGCCGCCGTCATCCTCGGCGGCATGGGCACCATCGGCGGCCCCCTGCTCGGCGCCACCCTCCTCTACCTCATCCCCAAGAAACTGGAATTCCTCCAGGACTACCAGCTCCTCGCCTTCGGCATCGCGCTCATCCTGCTGATGCGCTTCCGCCCCGAAGGGATCATCCCCAACCGGCGACAGCAGCTCGAATACCACGAGACCGGCCAGCTCGACGTCCCCGGCGCCACCGGACTCAAGGACGCCGCCGTCGGCGTCACCAAGGCGGAGGCATGA
- a CDS encoding ABC transporter ATP-binding protein — translation MTAMTTTTTSPVLTATGVTMRFGGLTAVHAVDLDVHPGEIVGLIGPNGAGKTTFFNCLTGLYVPTEGSVAYQGTVLPPKPHLVTQAGIARTFQNIRLFANMTVLENVLVGRHTRTKEGLWSALLRGPGFKRAETASKARAMELLEFTGLADKADHLSRNLPYGEQRKLEIARALASDPGLLLLDEPTAGMNPHETRATEELVFAIRDMGTAVLVIEHDMRFIFNLCDRVAVLVQGEKLIEGTSDVVQSDERVIAAYLGTPFEGAPGAEEAAEVTAAEAGTAEAGARQDEAHPGTTAHTEDEQ, via the coding sequence ATGACAGCGATGACCACCACCACGACCTCCCCCGTGCTCACCGCCACCGGCGTCACCATGCGCTTCGGCGGACTCACGGCCGTACACGCCGTCGACCTCGACGTCCACCCCGGCGAGATCGTCGGCCTCATCGGCCCCAACGGCGCCGGCAAGACCACCTTCTTCAACTGCCTCACCGGCCTCTACGTCCCCACCGAAGGCAGCGTCGCCTACCAGGGCACCGTCCTGCCGCCCAAACCCCACCTCGTCACCCAGGCCGGCATCGCCCGCACCTTCCAGAACATCCGGCTCTTCGCCAACATGACCGTCCTCGAAAACGTCCTCGTCGGCCGCCACACCCGCACCAAAGAGGGCCTGTGGTCCGCCCTCCTGCGCGGCCCCGGCTTCAAACGCGCCGAGACCGCATCCAAAGCCCGCGCCATGGAACTCCTGGAATTCACCGGCCTCGCCGACAAGGCCGACCACCTCTCCCGCAACCTCCCCTACGGCGAACAGCGCAAGCTGGAGATCGCCCGCGCCCTCGCCAGCGACCCCGGACTGCTGCTCCTCGACGAACCCACCGCCGGAATGAACCCCCACGAGACCCGCGCCACCGAGGAACTGGTCTTCGCCATCCGCGACATGGGCACCGCCGTACTCGTCATCGAGCACGACATGCGCTTCATCTTCAACCTCTGCGACCGGGTCGCCGTACTCGTCCAGGGCGAAAAGCTCATCGAGGGCACCTCGGACGTCGTCCAGAGCGATGAACGCGTCATCGCCGCCTACCTCGGCACCCCCTTCGAAGGCGCACCCGGCGCGGAGGAGGCCGCCGAGGTCACGGCCGCGGAGGCCGGGACCGCGGAGGCCGGGGCCAGGCAGGACGAGGCCCACCCGGGCACCACAGCACATACGGAGGACGAACAGTGA
- a CDS encoding ABC transporter ATP-binding protein → MTALLEVEDLRVAYGKIEAVKGISFSVEAGQVVTLIGTNGAGKTTTLRTLSGLLQPLGGRIRFDGKPLKGVPAHKIVALGLAHSPEGRHIFPRLTIAENLQLGAFLRKDADGIAADTRKVYDLFPILGERRGQAAGTLSGGEQQMLAMGRALMSRPKLLMLDEPSMGLSPIMMQKIMHTIAELKAQGTTILLVEQNAQAALSLADQGHVMEIGKIVLSGTGEALLHDESVRKAYLGED, encoded by the coding sequence GTGACCGCACTGCTCGAGGTCGAGGACCTCCGGGTCGCCTACGGCAAGATCGAGGCCGTCAAGGGCATCTCGTTCAGCGTCGAGGCCGGCCAGGTCGTCACCCTCATCGGCACCAACGGCGCGGGCAAGACGACCACCCTGCGCACCCTGTCCGGCCTCCTCCAGCCCCTCGGCGGACGGATCCGCTTCGACGGCAAACCCCTGAAGGGCGTCCCCGCGCACAAGATCGTCGCCCTCGGACTGGCCCACTCACCCGAGGGACGGCACATCTTCCCCCGGCTGACCATCGCCGAGAACCTCCAGCTCGGGGCCTTCCTCCGGAAGGACGCGGACGGCATAGCCGCCGACACGCGCAAGGTCTACGACCTCTTCCCCATCCTCGGCGAACGCCGCGGCCAGGCGGCCGGCACCCTCTCCGGCGGCGAACAGCAGATGCTCGCGATGGGCCGGGCGCTGATGTCCCGCCCCAAGCTGCTGATGCTCGACGAACCCTCGATGGGCCTCTCACCGATCATGATGCAGAAGATCATGCACACCATCGCCGAGCTCAAGGCCCAGGGCACGACGATCCTGCTGGTCGAGCAGAACGCCCAGGCCGCCCTGTCCCTGGCCGACCAGGGCCATGTGATGGAGATCGGCAAGATCGTGCTGTCGGGGACGGGGGAGGCACTGCTGCACGACGAGTCGGTGCGGAAGGCGTACCTCGGCGAGGACTGA
- a CDS encoding ANTAR domain-containing response regulator — protein MSTADAPDAQSHVPPQTTRVVIAEDEALIRLDLKEMLEEEGYSVVGEAGDGETAVALAQEHRPDLVILDVKMPVLDGISAAERIAGDRIAPVLMLTAFSQRELVERARDAGAMAYLVKPFSKSDVVPAIEMAVSRFTELKTLEKEVADLSQRLETRKLVDRAKSILQTQYGLTEPAAFRWIQKTSMDRRMSMQQVAEAVIEDAQEKKAAKEQ, from the coding sequence GTGAGCACCGCTGACGCCCCCGACGCGCAGTCGCACGTCCCACCGCAGACAACCCGCGTCGTCATCGCCGAGGACGAGGCCCTCATCCGCCTCGACCTGAAGGAGATGCTCGAGGAGGAGGGGTACTCCGTCGTCGGCGAGGCGGGCGATGGTGAGACGGCCGTCGCGCTCGCCCAGGAGCACCGCCCCGATCTCGTCATCCTCGATGTGAAGATGCCGGTCCTCGACGGTATCTCCGCCGCCGAGCGGATCGCGGGGGACCGTATCGCCCCCGTCCTGATGCTGACCGCCTTCTCCCAGCGCGAGCTGGTCGAGCGGGCCCGGGACGCGGGGGCGATGGCGTATCTGGTGAAGCCGTTCAGCAAGAGCGATGTGGTCCCGGCCATCGAGATGGCCGTCTCCCGCTTCACCGAGCTGAAGACCCTGGAGAAGGAGGTCGCCGACCTCTCCCAGCGGCTGGAGACCCGCAAGCTCGTGGACCGGGCCAAGTCGATCTTGCAAACCCAGTACGGGCTGACCGAGCCCGCCGCCTTCCGCTGGATCCAGAAGACCTCGATGGACCGCCGGATGTCGATGCAGCAGGTGGCGGAGGCCGTGATCGAGGACGCGCAGGAGAAGAAGGCCGCCAAGGAGCAGTAG